AGAAGACGCCGAGGATCAACAAGCTCGTCGTTTGAGCCAGGGCCTTGAGGCTGCCGGTGAAGACCAGCAAGAGCACGATGCCGCCGGCGGCCAGGACGCCGATCCAAGGCGTGCTCCGCCGGGCATGGACCCGGCCGAACATCGGCGGAAGCAATTTCTCCTCGGACATGCCGTAAATCAAGCGGGAGGCCATGATGAGGTTGACCAGGCCGGTGTTGGCGATGGCCAGGATCGCGACGATGGCGAAATATTCCGGCACCTTGTTCCAGCCCACCGCTTCGAAGACCAGCAGCAGCGGCGTCTTGGACTCGCCGATGGCTTCCCGGGGAACGAGGAGCAGCAGGACCAGCGCCACCGAGATGTAGAGAACGGTGGCGATGGCCAGGGCGATCAAGATGGCCCGCGGCAGATCGCGGGCCGGATGCTTGCTTTCCTCGGCCAAATTGCTGAGGTCCTCGAAACCGATGTAGGCATAGAAGGCGATGGTGATGCCTCCGATCACGCCGGCATAGTTCCAGTCGTGCAACAGCTTTTGACCGAAGGCTCCGAGATCTTGAGAGCCCAGGCCGACGAAGCCGGCCACGATCACCGCCAGCAAGCCGCCGACCTCGACCGAGGTCAGGACGGCATTGACCCGGGC
This bacterium DNA region includes the following protein-coding sequences:
- a CDS encoding amino acid permease, with the translated sequence MSKLARRLGFFSLAVYGVGDILGAGIYALVGKVVGSAGSGAWLTFLVAAVVAGLTGLSYAELSARFPVAGGAAAFVGRAFPGRFAGTMIGVLVLGTGLVSASTVTVAFGNYLQEIFPAFPPVIGRLLLVGSMSFLSFWGIQESARVNAVLTSVEVGGLLAVIVAGFVGLGSQDLGAFGQKLLHDWNYAGVIGGITIAFYAYIGFEDLSNLAEESKHPARDLPRAILIALAIATVLYISVALVLLLLVPREAIGESKTPLLLVFEAVGWNKVPEYFAIVAILAIANTGLVNLIMASRLIYGMSEEKLLPPMFGRVHARRSTPWIGVLAAGGIVLLLVFTGSLKALAQTTSLLILGVFFFVHLSLLKVKKRKEPHEGMVVPWIFPILGALSCLALVFTFPAEVFLRSGILLSLGFLVWLAQRRR